A genomic window from Serratia liquefaciens includes:
- a CDS encoding epimerase, which produces MKVIIFGASGMVGQGALRECLLDPQVTEVLSIGRSELTQSDARLRQLTLSDLSDLSAVETQLSGYDACFFCLGVSSAGMSEARYRALTYDLTLAAGRPLARLNPNMVFIYVSGVGTDSSEQGRSMWARVKGATENALLALPFHAVMFRPGVIVPLHGIRSRTRLYDLLYRLFKPLWFGAQRLFPNQVTTTERIGLAMLAVARRETDLRILEPVEINRLALPSAG; this is translated from the coding sequence ATGAAAGTGATAATATTCGGCGCCAGCGGCATGGTGGGGCAAGGCGCACTGCGCGAATGTCTGCTCGATCCGCAGGTGACGGAAGTGCTGAGCATCGGCCGCAGTGAACTGACGCAAAGCGATGCCAGGCTCCGCCAACTGACGTTGTCCGATCTGAGTGATTTGTCCGCCGTGGAGACTCAGCTCAGCGGTTACGACGCCTGCTTCTTCTGCCTTGGCGTATCTTCCGCCGGCATGAGCGAAGCACGCTACCGTGCCCTGACTTACGATCTGACGCTGGCCGCAGGCCGCCCCCTGGCTCGGTTAAACCCGAACATGGTCTTTATTTACGTCTCCGGCGTCGGCACCGACAGCAGCGAGCAAGGCCGCAGCATGTGGGCGCGGGTCAAGGGCGCTACCGAAAATGCCTTGTTGGCGCTGCCGTTCCATGCGGTGATGTTCCGCCCCGGCGTTATCGTGCCACTGCACGGCATCCGCTCCCGAACCCGGCTTTATGACCTGCTGTACCGGCTTTTTAAACCGCTGTGGTTTGGTGCCCAACGGCTGTTCCCCAATCAGGTCACCACCACCGAACGTATCGGACTGGCAATGTTGGCCGTGGCACGGCGTGAGACAGACTTGCGCATTCTTGAACCGGTGGAGATTAACCGTTTGGCCCTGCCCTCGGCGGGCTGA
- a CDS encoding glutathione S-transferase family protein yields the protein MLKLLGKASSINVRKVLWTSHELALPLTREDWGSGFRSTQTAEFLALNPNGLVPVLIDGERVLWESNTICRYLAGREGRQDLLPTEPGARAEVEIWMDWQATELNNAWRYVFMSRVRQDAAYQDPQRLAAAEREWNRLMGMLEQHLAQGKTYIAGATFSLADVVIGVSLNRWLMTPFVRPDYPRLQEYWQRLKQRPGFLLYGANGLP from the coding sequence ATGTTGAAATTGCTGGGTAAGGCCTCGTCGATCAATGTGCGCAAGGTACTGTGGACCAGTCACGAGCTGGCGTTGCCGCTGACCAGAGAAGACTGGGGCAGTGGTTTTCGCTCCACACAAACCGCGGAATTTTTAGCCCTCAACCCCAACGGCCTGGTGCCGGTGTTGATTGACGGCGAACGGGTGCTGTGGGAATCCAACACTATTTGCCGTTATCTGGCGGGCCGGGAAGGGCGTCAGGATCTGCTACCGACAGAACCGGGCGCGCGGGCCGAGGTGGAAATCTGGATGGACTGGCAGGCTACCGAACTCAATAACGCCTGGCGCTATGTTTTTATGTCGCGAGTTCGCCAGGATGCCGCTTATCAGGACCCGCAGCGGCTGGCGGCGGCGGAACGGGAGTGGAACAGGTTAATGGGCATGCTCGAACAGCATTTGGCGCAGGGGAAAACTTATATTGCTGGCGCGACCTTTAGCCTGGCAGACGTGGTGATTGGGGTGTCGCTGAATCGTTGGTTGATGACCCCCTTTGTACGTCCGGATTACCCAAGATTGCAGGAGTATTGGCAACGGCTGAAACAGCGGCCGGGCTTCTTGCTGTACGGTGCCAACGGTTTGCCGTGA
- a CDS encoding oxidoreductase, with protein sequence MSQSQVWLITGSSRGLGLQLAQAVLAAGHRLVATARQPQQLQPLVEQYGEQVVTVALDVTDASAAKGAVQAALDSFGRLDVVVNNAGYGNIAPVEDADEADFRAQVDTNFYGVFNVTRAALPVLRQQGSGHIIQISTIGARLGVPGLSAYHTAKWAVEGFSESLAKEIAPFGVKVTLVEPGGFRTDWAGSSMTIAPVSAAYQATLGPMLDYLQQHNGHQPGDPAKAAQVILQLAELDEPPLRLLLGSDAVFIAGQVQAEREAADTKFRYLSLSTDRDDSQPDHETMAALVAGKS encoded by the coding sequence ATGTCTCAGTCTCAGGTATGGTTAATTACCGGCAGTTCACGCGGTTTGGGCCTGCAGTTGGCGCAGGCGGTGCTGGCCGCCGGGCACCGTCTGGTTGCTACCGCACGCCAACCGCAGCAGCTGCAGCCGCTGGTGGAACAGTACGGTGAACAAGTGGTCACCGTGGCGCTGGACGTCACCGACGCCAGCGCGGCCAAAGGCGCGGTGCAGGCTGCATTAGACAGCTTCGGCCGCCTGGACGTGGTGGTCAACAATGCCGGTTATGGCAACATCGCGCCGGTGGAAGATGCCGATGAAGCCGATTTCCGCGCCCAGGTCGACACCAATTTCTATGGCGTTTTTAACGTCACCCGCGCGGCGCTACCGGTGCTGCGTCAACAGGGCAGCGGCCATATCATTCAGATCTCCACCATAGGCGCACGCCTTGGCGTGCCGGGCCTGAGCGCTTACCACACGGCCAAGTGGGCAGTCGAAGGTTTCTCCGAATCGCTGGCAAAAGAAATTGCGCCCTTCGGCGTAAAAGTGACCCTGGTTGAACCCGGCGGTTTCCGCACCGACTGGGCCGGTTCATCAATGACCATCGCTCCTGTCAGCGCCGCTTATCAGGCAACGCTTGGGCCCATGCTAGACTACTTGCAACAGCATAATGGCCATCAACCCGGCGACCCGGCCAAGGCCGCGCAGGTTATCTTGCAGCTCGCAGAGCTGGATGAACCCCCGCTGCGCCTGTTGCTCGGCAGCGATGCGGTGTTTATCGCCGGACAGGTGCAGGCCGAACGTGAAGCGGCAGATACCAAATTCCGCTACCTCAGCCTGAGCACCGACCGGGACGATAGCCAACCGGATCACGAAACCATGGCGGCGTTGGTGGCCGGCAAATCATAA
- a CDS encoding DUF523 domain-containing protein, producing MPSKILFSACLAGFKVRYNGSDKPLPHPTLLRWQREGRLVVCCPELAAGFSTPRPSAEITPAAEGATVLAQRARVMEISGGDVTDNYLLGAHLALETARRHGCRFALLTDGSPSCGSQFIYDGSFSGQTKPGSGVTAELLRQNGIEVYSDRQLEALIARVEAEERP from the coding sequence ATGCCGTCAAAAATTTTATTCAGCGCCTGCCTGGCCGGTTTTAAAGTTCGCTATAACGGTTCCGATAAACCGTTGCCCCATCCCACCCTTCTGCGCTGGCAGCGCGAAGGCCGTTTGGTGGTTTGCTGCCCGGAACTGGCCGCCGGTTTCTCCACGCCACGTCCCTCAGCAGAAATCACGCCGGCCGCCGAAGGGGCCACGGTGCTCGCGCAACGGGCTCGGGTTATGGAGATCAGCGGCGGTGACGTCACCGACAATTACCTGCTTGGCGCCCATCTGGCCCTGGAAACCGCACGGCGCCACGGCTGCCGCTTTGCCCTGCTCACCGACGGCAGCCCGTCCTGCGGTAGCCAATTTATCTACGACGGTTCTTTCAGCGGCCAGACCAAACCCGGCAGCGGCGTCACCGCCGAGCTGCTGCGTCAGAATGGCATTGAGGTCTATTCCGACCGTCAGTTGGAGGCGCTGATCGCCCGGGTGGAGGCCGAGGAACGCCCCTAA
- a CDS encoding AraC family transcriptional regulator — translation MSSDQIPVSSALAIRLNALGVDVEKLGQLAGLPSGLLSHGREKVKLSTRQFFDIWQALPRLTDDTAFGLRLGSDVAPEHYDIASVAALHSATLGEALQKVARYKRLVCPEELTLTEDGEAVRLHTRWTMAEGHAPELLVDAMFASITTLCRRGTGMAIQPRAIELTRHHDPASPLLRHFSCPIRFDAPLDVLVFDRALMRQPFITYNQDMLAVLLPGLEAELAKVEQDDSLPAQVMAILTRSMRGQRPSVNSVAAELYLSPRTLQRRLQQHGYSYQQLLDKTRHRTACHLLSDTDLEPGEIAFVLGFEELNSFSRAFMQWESQTPNRWRHQRMAGRQENRL, via the coding sequence ATGAGCAGCGATCAAATCCCGGTCTCCAGCGCATTAGCCATCCGTCTCAACGCGCTGGGAGTGGATGTTGAAAAGCTTGGTCAACTGGCCGGCCTCCCCAGCGGGCTGCTCAGCCACGGGCGCGAAAAGGTCAAGCTTTCCACCAGGCAGTTCTTTGATATCTGGCAGGCGCTGCCGCGCCTGACCGACGATACGGCCTTTGGTCTTCGCCTCGGCAGCGACGTTGCGCCGGAACATTACGATATCGCTTCGGTCGCGGCGCTGCATTCGGCGACGCTGGGGGAGGCCTTACAAAAAGTCGCCCGCTACAAGCGGCTGGTGTGTCCCGAAGAACTGACGCTGACGGAGGACGGTGAGGCCGTGCGGTTGCACACCCGCTGGACCATGGCCGAAGGTCATGCCCCTGAGCTGTTGGTGGACGCCATGTTTGCGTCCATCACCACCCTGTGCCGTCGTGGCACCGGCATGGCAATTCAACCGAGGGCGATTGAACTGACGCGGCACCACGATCCTGCCTCACCGTTGCTGCGCCATTTTAGCTGTCCGATCCGCTTCGATGCCCCGTTGGACGTGCTGGTGTTTGACCGTGCGCTGATGCGGCAGCCCTTTATCACCTATAACCAGGACATGCTGGCCGTGCTGCTGCCCGGGCTGGAAGCCGAGTTGGCCAAGGTCGAGCAGGACGACAGTTTGCCCGCGCAGGTGATGGCGATCCTCACCCGTAGCATGCGCGGACAACGACCCAGCGTGAACAGCGTGGCTGCCGAGCTGTACCTCAGCCCACGCACCCTGCAGCGTCGTCTGCAACAGCACGGCTATAGCTATCAGCAACTGTTAGATAAAACCCGCCACCGTACGGCCTGCCATCTGCTGTCGGACACCGATCTGGAACCCGGTGAAATTGCCTTCGTGCTGGGGTTCGAAGAACTGAATTCGTTTAGCCGTGCCTTTATGCAATGGGAATCCCAAACGCCGAACCGCTGGCGTCATCAACGCATGGCCGGGCGTCAGGAGAACAGGTTATGA
- a CDS encoding LysR substrate-binding domain-containing protein translates to MGRVTFDLEDLRSYVTGIELGSFAKAAERLGRSTSAVSAHLKKLEQQVGTPILRKVGRNMVMTEAGETLLGYARRLLELNEEAAAAVRGLDLHGRVRLGLQEDFGETFLPQVLGSFTRAHPRVRIEARIARNAELIDWVLKGELDLSLAWDGGISTPFHQALGQRQMHWIASPDFDLSLWRSGHEPLPLVMFDAPCLMRSAATQALDRAGIAWRVAFTSRSLNGVWAAVSAGLGVTVRTDAGLPSGLSLLPPGMLPALSPLGVVLHRAQETPAAAIQRLAQIVADRIKD, encoded by the coding sequence ATGGGGCGTGTCACCTTTGATCTGGAAGATCTGCGCAGTTACGTTACCGGTATTGAGTTGGGCAGTTTCGCTAAAGCGGCGGAGCGGCTGGGGCGTTCAACCTCGGCGGTCAGCGCACACCTGAAAAAGCTGGAGCAACAGGTTGGCACCCCCATTTTGCGCAAGGTCGGGCGCAACATGGTGATGACCGAAGCCGGCGAGACATTGCTGGGCTATGCCCGCCGGCTGCTGGAGCTGAACGAGGAGGCTGCCGCGGCGGTGCGCGGGCTGGATTTGCATGGCAGAGTGCGATTGGGGTTACAGGAAGACTTCGGGGAAACCTTTTTGCCGCAGGTGTTGGGCAGTTTCACTCGCGCGCATCCGCGTGTGCGCATCGAAGCGCGGATCGCCCGCAATGCCGAGCTGATCGACTGGGTATTGAAAGGGGAGCTGGATTTGTCACTGGCGTGGGACGGGGGCATCAGCACGCCATTTCACCAGGCGCTGGGGCAAAGGCAAATGCACTGGATCGCCTCGCCTGATTTTGATCTGTCGCTCTGGCGCAGTGGGCATGAACCGCTGCCGCTGGTGATGTTCGACGCCCCTTGCCTGATGCGCAGCGCGGCGACGCAGGCATTGGATCGTGCCGGGATTGCGTGGCGTGTCGCCTTTACCAGCCGTAGCCTGAATGGCGTATGGGCTGCCGTCAGCGCCGGGCTGGGAGTGACGGTACGCACCGATGCCGGGCTGCCGTCGGGATTATCCCTTTTGCCGCCCGGCATGTTACCGGCGTTAAGCCCGCTTGGCGTGGTGTTGCATCGCGCACAAGAAACCCCGGCGGCGGCCATTCAGCGGTTGGCGCAAATCGTGGCCGACAGAATCAAAGACTAG
- a CDS encoding FAD-dependent oxidoreductase has protein sequence MPQSLITPYVTRCCIVGGGPAGLMLGYLLARAGINVMVLEKHADFLRDFRGDTIHPSTLEIMYQLGLLEELLALPHQRAETLHAEIAGRDIRLADFTHLPTRCKFIAFMPQWEFLNFLAEKAAAFPEFTLIKSAQVHQLLYDRGQVCGVLADTPEGPIRVRCQLVIGTDGRNSVVREQASLSSHSFGSPRDVLWMKIDKKVGDPAWSMGHTGPKQNFIMIDRGEYWQCGYSIDKGSFEAIQQDGLENFLLQIAEVAPFQDHRLQTIVSWEQVKLLSIRIDRLDQWAKPGVLCIGDAAHAMSPIGGVGVNLAIQDAVATANAIIAPLRSQRLQLKHLLQVQRRRNFPTKATQFLQIKMSQRRPKKRRASEGSKLMARVGNSRWLPHLFGRIIGLGFRRETPKHLD, from the coding sequence ATGCCACAGTCCCTGATCACGCCTTATGTCACCCGTTGTTGTATCGTTGGCGGCGGCCCCGCCGGGCTGATGCTCGGCTATCTGTTGGCACGGGCCGGCATTAACGTGATGGTGCTGGAAAAACACGCCGATTTTTTGCGTGATTTTCGCGGCGATACCATTCACCCCTCAACGCTGGAAATCATGTATCAGCTTGGCCTGCTGGAAGAATTACTGGCTCTGCCACACCAGCGTGCAGAAACGCTGCATGCCGAGATCGCCGGACGTGACATTCGGCTGGCCGACTTCACACATCTGCCTACCCGCTGCAAATTTATCGCCTTTATGCCGCAATGGGAGTTTCTCAACTTTCTGGCAGAAAAGGCCGCCGCCTTTCCCGAATTCACACTGATCAAGTCCGCGCAGGTACACCAGCTGTTGTACGATCGCGGCCAGGTCTGCGGCGTGCTGGCGGACACGCCCGAAGGGCCGATCCGCGTTCGCTGCCAGTTGGTGATAGGTACCGACGGACGCAACTCGGTGGTGCGCGAACAGGCTTCTCTCAGCAGCCACAGCTTTGGCTCACCGCGCGACGTGTTATGGATGAAGATCGATAAAAAGGTCGGCGACCCGGCCTGGTCGATGGGCCACACCGGGCCGAAGCAAAACTTCATCATGATCGACCGGGGTGAATACTGGCAGTGCGGCTATTCGATCGACAAAGGCAGTTTCGAGGCGATCCAACAAGATGGGCTGGAGAATTTTTTGCTGCAGATTGCCGAGGTGGCGCCGTTCCAGGATCATCGCCTGCAGACGATCGTCAGTTGGGAACAGGTGAAGCTGCTCAGCATCCGCATCGATCGTCTGGATCAGTGGGCCAAGCCGGGCGTGCTGTGCATAGGCGATGCCGCGCACGCCATGTCACCCATCGGCGGCGTTGGGGTGAATTTGGCAATTCAGGATGCGGTCGCAACCGCCAACGCAATCATTGCCCCGCTGCGCAGCCAGCGCTTGCAGCTAAAACACCTGCTGCAGGTACAGCGCCGCCGCAATTTCCCCACCAAAGCCACCCAGTTTCTGCAAATCAAAATGAGCCAGCGCCGGCCGAAAAAACGCCGCGCAAGTGAGGGCTCCAAACTGATGGCCCGGGTAGGCAACAGCCGTTGGTTGCCACATTTATTTGGCCGGATCATCGGTCTGGGGTTCAGGCGCGAAACGCCGAAGCATTTGGACTGA
- a CDS encoding NUDIX hydrolase has product MTDKHFGGAKIALLYGDSVLTYQRDDKPDIPWPGCWDLPGGGRENGETPLQCVQRETLEEFGLRIAAGQVRHQQRYEGIFAGYPPTWFMLGEITTRQIAAIRFGDEGQRWQIMALDRFIHHPQGISHLQRRLAEHLQR; this is encoded by the coding sequence ATGACGGATAAGCATTTTGGCGGTGCGAAAATTGCGTTGTTGTACGGCGACAGCGTGCTGACCTATCAGCGAGACGACAAGCCCGACATTCCCTGGCCTGGCTGTTGGGATCTGCCCGGTGGTGGGCGCGAAAACGGCGAAACTCCACTGCAATGTGTGCAGCGGGAAACCCTGGAAGAGTTCGGCCTGCGGATTGCTGCGGGGCAGGTTCGTCACCAGCAGCGCTACGAGGGGATTTTCGCCGGCTATCCACCGACCTGGTTTATGCTGGGCGAAATCACCACACGACAGATTGCCGCCATCCGCTTTGGCGATGAAGGGCAGCGCTGGCAGATTATGGCTCTCGACCGCTTTATCCACCACCCGCAGGGGATCTCGCATCTTCAACGGCGGCTGGCGGAGCACCTGCAGCGTTAG
- a CDS encoding DUF1127 domain-containing protein, with translation MSVSVESEPVQRRAIFPLWRLYLQRYRTRRCLLQLDEAQLADIGLSRAQAMKEGRKPFWRA, from the coding sequence ATGAGCGTTTCTGTCGAAAGCGAACCGGTACAACGCCGGGCGATATTTCCACTCTGGCGACTGTACCTGCAACGTTACCGCACCCGTAGGTGTTTGTTGCAGTTGGACGAAGCTCAACTGGCGGATATTGGCCTGTCACGCGCACAGGCAATGAAAGAAGGGCGTAAGCCTTTTTGGAGGGCGTAG
- the sseA gene encoding 3-mercaptopyruvate sulfurtransferase, with translation MNSPFLVTPQWLAQHINDENLVVVDVRMSPVGLVPKKDMLAEFERGHIPGAVYFDIDDVADKNTDLPHMLPTAEAFSTAAGKLGISDRQTIVFYDEGNQFSAPRGWWTFRNFGAQQVYVLDEGLNGWTALGQPLETGATQRPPQTFNARFNADAVVTMQQVEQALNTQVQILDARAAPRFYAEAPEPRPGLHRGHIPGSINIPYGELLENGRFKSLEALKKTFSDKGVDLNGHIITSCGSGVTAAVLAFGLLSLGADQVKLYDGAWTEWGALSGNQPIEQD, from the coding sequence ATGAACTCTCCGTTTCTGGTTACACCCCAATGGCTTGCACAACATATCAACGATGAAAATCTGGTTGTGGTCGATGTCAGAATGTCTCCGGTCGGCCTGGTTCCGAAAAAAGATATGCTTGCCGAATTTGAACGCGGTCATATCCCGGGCGCGGTGTACTTCGATATCGATGACGTCGCGGATAAAAACACCGATCTGCCGCATATGCTACCCACGGCGGAAGCCTTCAGCACGGCGGCGGGCAAGTTAGGTATCAGCGACCGGCAGACCATTGTGTTCTATGACGAGGGCAATCAGTTCTCCGCCCCGCGCGGCTGGTGGACTTTCCGTAACTTTGGCGCACAGCAGGTTTATGTGCTGGACGAAGGCCTCAACGGCTGGACTGCCTTGGGACAACCGCTGGAAACCGGCGCGACGCAACGCCCACCGCAAACCTTCAACGCCCGCTTCAATGCAGACGCGGTGGTCACTATGCAGCAGGTGGAACAGGCGCTGAACACGCAGGTGCAGATCCTCGACGCACGCGCCGCGCCGCGTTTTTACGCTGAAGCCCCAGAGCCGCGCCCCGGCCTGCACCGTGGCCATATTCCCGGCAGCATCAATATTCCTTACGGCGAACTGCTGGAAAACGGCCGTTTCAAATCGCTGGAAGCCCTCAAGAAAACGTTCAGCGACAAGGGCGTCGATCTCAACGGGCACATCATCACCAGCTGTGGCTCCGGGGTAACCGCAGCCGTTCTGGCGTTTGGCCTGCTGTCACTTGGTGCAGACCAGGTGAAACTGTACGACGGCGCCTGGACCGAATGGGGCGCACTGAGCGGCAATCAGCCGATCGAGCAGGACTAG
- a CDS encoding Gfo/Idh/MocA family protein has protein sequence MKQVRVGLIGTGYIGRCHAIAYAQAATVFPLKGELVLEMLAEVTPELAQQRAAEFGFSRSTADWRQLVADPAIDVVDICAPNFLHKEMALEAIRHGKHVYSEKPLALDAKDAAEMVQAARAKGVKTLVGFNYMKNPTSQLAREIIANGEIGEVVHFYGTHNEDYLADPRTPIDWHCRKATAGLGALGDLAAHIVNMAHYLVGDIVAVSGDMQTIIKQRPDAKDPTLMHQVENEDQASALVRFAGGAMGTIETSRIACGRKMGLTYVVTGTKGTLSYTQERMAELKLYRHDEPAERQGFKTLLAGPKHPDYAAFCISAGHGIGFNDQKTVEIRDLVNGIAAGDRMWPDFEEGWKVSCVLDAIAASAEQRRWLEINRD, from the coding sequence ATGAAACAGGTACGCGTTGGTTTAATTGGCACCGGCTACATTGGGCGCTGCCATGCTATTGCTTATGCGCAGGCTGCCACGGTATTTCCACTGAAGGGTGAACTGGTGTTGGAAATGCTGGCGGAAGTGACGCCGGAGCTGGCGCAGCAGCGCGCTGCGGAATTTGGTTTCTCTCGCTCGACCGCCGACTGGCGCCAGCTGGTGGCAGATCCGGCTATTGACGTGGTGGATATCTGCGCGCCAAATTTCCTGCATAAAGAGATGGCGCTGGAAGCGATTCGCCACGGCAAACACGTTTATTCTGAAAAGCCGCTGGCGTTGGACGCCAAAGACGCCGCTGAAATGGTGCAGGCCGCTCGCGCCAAGGGGGTTAAAACGCTGGTGGGTTTCAACTATATGAAGAACCCGACCAGCCAGCTGGCGCGCGAAATTATCGCCAATGGCGAGATTGGCGAAGTGGTGCATTTTTACGGCACGCACAATGAAGATTATCTCGCCGATCCGCGAACGCCTATCGACTGGCACTGTCGCAAGGCCACTGCCGGGTTAGGCGCGTTGGGCGATTTGGCGGCGCATATCGTTAACATGGCGCATTACCTGGTGGGTGATATCGTGGCGGTCTCCGGCGATATGCAGACCATCATCAAACAGCGCCCGGACGCGAAAGACCCTACGCTGATGCACCAGGTGGAAAATGAGGATCAGGCCAGCGCGCTGGTGCGTTTTGCCGGTGGCGCCATGGGCACCATCGAGACTTCACGCATTGCCTGCGGGCGCAAGATGGGGCTGACCTACGTGGTTACCGGAACCAAGGGCACGTTGAGTTACACCCAGGAGCGAATGGCGGAGCTGAAGCTGTATCGTCACGATGAGCCGGCGGAGCGTCAGGGGTTTAAAACGCTGTTGGCAGGACCGAAGCATCCGGATTACGCCGCCTTCTGTATTAGCGCAGGGCACGGCATCGGTTTTAACGATCAGAAAACGGTAGAGATCCGCGACCTGGTTAACGGCATTGCCGCCGGTGATCGTATGTGGCCGGACTTTGAGGAGGGCTGGAAAGTCTCTTGTGTTCTGGATGCGATAGCCGCTTCCGCCGAACAGCGGCGTTGGCTGGAAATCAACCGCGACTGA
- a CDS encoding PLP-dependent aminotransferase family protein: MTRYATLAAILSQRIEQGLYPAGDRLPSVRTLSLEHGVSISTVQQAYRLLEESHLVEARPKSGYFVQRRRTLAELPAVTRPVQRPVDISQWEQVLELIRNKPSEDVIQLGRGMPDISEPTLKPLTKALGTMGRHGDLRSLLYDSIQGVISLREQIARLLLDSGCQISADQLVITTGCHEALFTGLRAVCQPGDIVAVDSPCFHGTMQTLKGLGMKALEIPTDPLTGISLEALELALEQWPVKTILLTPNCNNPLGYIMPEERKRRLLMLAQRYDVTIIEDDVYGDIAYQYPRPRTIKSFDDDGRVLLCSSFSKTLAPGLRIGWIAPGRYLERVLHMKYIGTGSTATQPQLAIAEFIRHGHYLQHLRRMRLRYQQNRDVMTGWIMKYFPPGTRVSQPRGGFMLWIELDEEFDTLRLNRHLEQQGVQIAVGSIFSASGKYRNCLRINYAPKLTSEIEQAVLRVGATIQMLMPVPSTERENTLARSD; encoded by the coding sequence ATGACACGCTACGCCACGCTGGCCGCGATCCTCAGCCAACGCATCGAACAGGGTCTCTATCCGGCCGGCGATCGTCTGCCGTCGGTCCGCACGCTAAGCCTGGAACACGGCGTCAGCATCAGCACGGTGCAACAGGCCTATCGCCTGCTGGAAGAGAGCCATCTGGTGGAAGCACGCCCCAAATCCGGCTATTTCGTACAAAGGCGACGCACTCTGGCCGAGCTTCCCGCCGTCACCCGCCCGGTGCAGCGGCCGGTAGATATTTCGCAGTGGGAGCAGGTACTGGAACTGATCCGTAATAAGCCGAGCGAAGACGTGATCCAGCTCGGCCGTGGCATGCCGGATATCAGCGAACCTACGCTGAAGCCATTGACCAAAGCGCTGGGCACCATGGGCCGTCACGGCGATCTGCGCAGCCTGCTCTATGACAGCATTCAAGGCGTTATCAGCTTGCGTGAACAAATCGCCCGGCTACTGCTGGATTCCGGTTGCCAGATTAGCGCCGACCAGTTGGTGATCACCACCGGCTGCCACGAAGCGCTTTTTACCGGCCTGCGCGCCGTGTGTCAGCCGGGGGATATCGTGGCGGTGGATTCACCCTGCTTCCACGGCACCATGCAGACGCTGAAAGGGCTGGGTATGAAGGCGCTGGAAATCCCTACCGATCCGCTGACCGGTATCAGCCTGGAGGCGCTGGAACTGGCGCTGGAGCAGTGGCCGGTGAAAACCATTCTGTTGACGCCCAACTGCAACAACCCCTTGGGTTACATTATGCCGGAGGAGCGTAAACGGCGTTTGCTGATGCTGGCGCAGCGCTACGATGTGACGATCATCGAAGACGACGTATACGGTGATATCGCCTACCAATACCCAAGGCCTCGCACCATCAAATCCTTCGACGATGACGGCCGGGTGCTACTGTGCAGCTCTTTTTCCAAAACGCTGGCTCCCGGGCTGCGTATCGGTTGGATTGCCCCTGGTCGCTATCTGGAACGCGTGCTGCACATGAAATACATCGGCACCGGTTCTACCGCCACCCAGCCACAGCTGGCGATTGCCGAATTCATCCGTCACGGCCACTATCTGCAACACCTGCGGCGCATGCGTCTCCGCTACCAGCAAAACCGGGACGTGATGACCGGGTGGATTATGAAGTATTTCCCGCCCGGCACCCGCGTCAGCCAGCCGCGCGGCGGCTTTATGCTGTGGATTGAGCTGGATGAAGAGTTTGATACCCTGCGATTGAATCGCCATTTGGAGCAACAGGGCGTGCAAATCGCCGTCGGCAGCATCTTTTCCGCCTCCGGCAAATACCGCAACTGCCTGCGCATCAACTACGCGCCCAAACTGACGTCAGAGATCGAACAGGCGGTGCTACGGGTCGGCGCGACGATCCAAATGCTGATGCCGGTACCTTCGACGGAGCGCGAAAACACATTGGCGCGATCGGATTAA